One window of the Crassaminicella thermophila genome contains the following:
- a CDS encoding isopeptide-forming domain-containing fimbrial protein produces MAIGPSDFILNLSPNPPSAVIGMNSTINLLFSNISTTEKGYNLAVEVTLPDGVSFVNSSIVPTSITENPSGTITIKWINIKDLAHNEVNYTIHLTLKADETFRATGLIVPFDIPLSSVDIIASLDTAPRGDYDPSNVKITKTISENFIPLRYNLLKSAPKKMPKGAGLISPSVNPRWPYEYNLTILNNSREPSNVTLIDNLPNGVRYLGGLNVNGPDAAALSSPTIISPSGSGSQDFVTLDWGNITLSPNSVNIITFYSAIWDNYTVNGVENSGGKILHGTALDNVATIDGLSGPVQRHSRTNAMDATINKSVNNNITDVGQINTYTLHYQINQYDNVESFIITDTISDGQSYNTGSASITPSTITINPDGTTTLIWNLGTLVTGTTGTITFSTTVNSNYSTMNPVVSGDTLTNNVNVNGINQTISSPTPDNSSASMSIKNPSIKKEILNYYYKDGTLKSINIAAPNDQVEFRITYSSNGISSSQRNIEIDEYAPLNMGPLSASLPITYNSTFPGPFTPFTVSPNGLRWSLGTVPGNSTWVATFKVPVRAIEFVGEKNNLAKLSGENTLDFSYSDRDQVEVKFGEPNIEFNKTVNGPNVDAIKSGETYTYSITVSNPQNAEGTVVDAFEMDLTDTIPNGLTYNGNYSITGTGSHTNPIFSGQNVSMTIKKLAPDESITFSFQVTVDSTIASGETFKNNAILQRPYSQPDRSYQYQGLPFEASTTLKAEGIKLLKLTNPAFAKIGDVVTYIIQATVPLGTNAYNVQLIDSFPNSTQIFIFGSATIDGFPVTPSVSSGVVTFPKIDYVDATTQEVMITYAFDVRITGGTHVPPYIEEQINEATITWDFEEGIPAVPVSTTTPLQVRTPHLRGLKQQRNVTTGGHFITRTLNYNVGDVIEYLISVTNDGAEKAFNSVITDVLDPLLSFNTGSISTTKGSATESGGSIIWLIPVLDVGETATLIFSVTTLPGVAAGGYIYDSASYIYNTNNNGLGIEYGPDQTNTVRLRAPYVSILKTASISEGEIGDDITYSIKLTVPVGTIAYKPRIIDTLPSGQTYIGPATRQELPNPPVPVTPSSLNPITFNSSDIDATSNEKVIIYKFVARIIDATHNPPFTEVQKNSSTVKWAIQPGGPFRREKSSNIDIIAKTPNIEVLKEQKKALDPNYTTNNISALPSDEIHYRLTINSNGATTAFNVKIKDILDNFLEYDRMISGPSPSISGNTLEWNLGNIHNGDTFILEFAVKVKVGVGAGAQIPDKVEVFYDSNDVNPITYNTMSNTVLIDIPPVQFEKTADKTLAAVGDEITYTLKVIVPNGVNAYNVVITDEIPFCQEYKASSWTPGTPIVSPSLRNITYNEPTSPLTGTKIYTFKTIVLCNKVENQINKAQVVWDITPSGPQAPPVSTFTNVTVKNPNIVVTKEQSKSPTGPFTKDLLKGVVANDSVYYKITLENTGETPAYNIITTDTLDSNLIYRGPIGSYIGTITPNPPPGTPNGTITWTVPTLAPNSSTSLIIRVDTISSFVSGTNVINQASTKFDTSTAHPVTIGPVLSNQVGFEFIYPTLLKSVDDDTRFLGDIVTYTITVTIPEQSTAYDAKITDVLPNGQSYVPNTLRKNGIAITPYSISPFIFEAPQDLGEGTITYTFQAKIDFLVTTPQDIQINEAIFTWKTDPSQPYKSINSTKSVYVTKMNISVSKAQRNFTTHGATAFTTDPIQASVSDIIHYELTVENISTTDTIYNVNVFDILDNNLHYIGPVEPLPIGIIVHTGEAQNGKVNWIIESIPPSTKYSAIIAVKVLSGVVAQSSILNKLYATFSAVQTPPIIIYGPEVSNTVEIKLPSLEIEKTASKDSLEIGEILTYTLKLIIPDGTIAYNVVVQDLLPQEQIYVGEATKNGSLVFPTIDGQKITFDTENQVDTNIIYTFKARILEGNSSFPYTQIQTNHVTTNWDIDQSGTPAIPVSASKNVVVKSPFFFIGKEQRNVTKETAFDTNELFVEVGDILEFRLTAHNFGAASVYNVKISDILGQFDKYIKIVSISSGTATFDSTNNSIHWIIDTLAPMQVETIIFQVEILGGIPAGGKDSNIATSFYDTNTTTPITIGPIASNKVVHIYPNIKITKTADIVYTVIGNTITYTVNFTLPKGTVAYNGQFIDTLPIGQVYDNNASLNGNPIKPTVEGQLISFPVVPYAEAKDNDVNFTYKFQAKIKYINIDSVTFVDTQTNEALGKWFLDPTTPAQPVNSLYDIFVTNSNIEIKKLQKNTSTEKDFTHEPLRASVNNIIEYKLVIENTGPNTVYNITIKDTLSPALKFVQSIFVSIGNLTHSGEASDGLVKWTISSLDSGDSATAIFSVKVLNTEKHILNYATGSFTITPTEENRFLSNPSNITILLSNKCHATFTIGIYARISTEKIVDLLIPSYGTCKHLNCSNPKSKCTDMTF; encoded by the coding sequence ATGGCTATTGGCCCTTCTGATTTTATTTTAAATTTATCACCAAATCCACCTAGCGCTGTAATAGGTATGAATTCTACTATTAACCTATTATTTTCAAATATAAGTACTACAGAAAAAGGGTATAACTTAGCTGTTGAAGTTACCCTTCCTGATGGGGTATCATTTGTAAACAGCTCTATTGTCCCTACTTCAATAACAGAAAATCCATCTGGAACAATTACCATAAAATGGATAAACATAAAAGATTTAGCACATAATGAAGTGAACTATACAATCCATCTTACGCTAAAGGCTGATGAAACTTTTAGAGCTACTGGACTTATAGTACCCTTTGATATACCTCTTTCTAGTGTTGATATAATAGCAAGCCTAGATACAGCACCTAGAGGTGATTATGATCCTTCAAATGTAAAAATAACAAAAACTATATCTGAAAACTTTATTCCTTTAAGGTATAACTTATTAAAATCTGCTCCTAAAAAAATGCCAAAAGGCGCTGGTCTTATTTCTCCATCTGTAAATCCTAGATGGCCCTATGAGTATAATTTGACAATTCTTAATAACAGCAGAGAACCATCTAATGTAACTTTAATAGACAATCTACCTAATGGTGTTCGATATTTAGGAGGATTAAATGTTAATGGTCCTGATGCAGCAGCCTTATCTTCTCCAACAATTATATCTCCTAGTGGTTCTGGAAGTCAAGATTTTGTAACCTTAGACTGGGGAAATATTACCTTATCTCCTAATTCAGTAAATATCATAACCTTTTATTCTGCTATTTGGGATAATTATACAGTAAATGGTGTTGAAAATAGTGGTGGAAAAATTCTCCATGGAACAGCTCTTGATAATGTAGCTACAATTGATGGTCTCTCTGGTCCTGTTCAAAGACATTCTAGAACGAATGCTATGGATGCTACCATTAATAAAAGTGTTAATAACAATATAACCGATGTAGGACAAATCAATACCTATACGCTACATTATCAAATCAATCAATATGATAATGTAGAATCCTTCATAATTACAGATACCATTAGTGATGGTCAAAGTTACAATACAGGCTCTGCATCTATTACACCTAGTACCATCACAATAAACCCAGATGGAACAACAACGCTTATTTGGAATTTAGGAACTTTAGTAACAGGAACAACTGGTACAATCACTTTTAGTACAACCGTAAACTCAAATTATTCAACTATGAATCCAGTAGTTTCAGGAGATACACTAACTAATAATGTAAACGTCAATGGAATAAATCAAACAATATCATCTCCAACTCCTGACAACTCTAGTGCAAGTATGTCAATAAAAAATCCAAGCATCAAAAAGGAAATATTAAATTATTACTATAAGGATGGAACATTAAAATCAATTAATATTGCTGCCCCTAATGACCAAGTAGAGTTTAGAATAACATATAGCTCTAATGGTATTTCATCCTCTCAACGAAACATTGAAATAGATGAGTATGCACCATTAAATATGGGACCATTAAGTGCTAGTCTTCCTATTACCTATAACAGTACTTTTCCTGGTCCATTTACTCCTTTTACAGTTTCACCTAATGGACTAAGATGGTCTTTAGGAACAGTTCCTGGCAATAGTACATGGGTTGCTACTTTTAAAGTACCTGTAAGGGCTATCGAATTCGTTGGTGAAAAAAATAATTTAGCAAAATTATCTGGTGAAAATACATTAGATTTTTCATACAGTGATAGAGATCAAGTGGAAGTTAAATTTGGAGAACCAAATATTGAATTTAACAAAACAGTTAATGGTCCTAATGTAGATGCTATAAAATCAGGAGAAACATATACCTATTCTATTACTGTTTCAAATCCTCAAAATGCAGAAGGAACAGTAGTTGATGCTTTTGAAATGGATTTAACGGATACAATTCCAAACGGCCTTACCTATAACGGTAATTACAGTATCACAGGTACAGGCTCACATACTAACCCTATTTTTTCAGGACAAAATGTATCTATGACTATAAAAAAACTTGCACCTGATGAAAGTATTACCTTTAGTTTTCAAGTAACAGTAGACAGTACAATTGCTAGTGGAGAGACATTTAAAAATAACGCAATTCTCCAGAGACCTTATTCACAACCAGATAGATCCTATCAATATCAAGGATTACCATTTGAAGCCTCAACAACTTTAAAAGCTGAAGGAATTAAACTTTTAAAGCTTACTAATCCTGCTTTTGCAAAAATAGGTGATGTAGTAACTTATATTATTCAAGCAACAGTACCATTAGGTACAAATGCCTATAACGTACAACTTATAGATAGTTTCCCAAATTCTACACAAATTTTTATATTTGGAAGCGCTACTATAGATGGTTTTCCTGTTACGCCTAGTGTATCTTCAGGAGTTGTTACTTTTCCTAAAATTGATTATGTTGATGCTACAACACAAGAAGTAATGATTACGTATGCATTCGATGTAAGAATCACAGGAGGAACCCATGTACCACCTTATATAGAAGAGCAAATAAACGAAGCAACAATCACATGGGACTTTGAAGAAGGAATACCCGCTGTTCCTGTTAGTACAACTACACCTCTTCAAGTAAGAACACCTCATCTAAGAGGTTTAAAACAGCAACGAAATGTCACAACTGGTGGCCACTTTATAACAAGAACATTAAATTATAATGTTGGAGATGTAATTGAATATCTTATTTCTGTAACTAATGATGGAGCTGAAAAAGCCTTCAATTCTGTTATCACAGATGTATTAGATCCGCTATTATCCTTTAATACAGGTTCAATTTCTACAACAAAAGGTTCAGCTACTGAGTCTGGTGGAAGCATTATATGGTTAATCCCTGTTCTTGACGTAGGTGAAACTGCGACACTCATTTTCTCTGTAACAACGCTACCTGGAGTTGCTGCAGGTGGATATATATATGACAGTGCTTCGTATATATATAATACAAATAACAATGGCTTAGGTATAGAATATGGCCCTGATCAAACGAATACTGTACGTCTTAGAGCCCCTTATGTTTCTATATTGAAAACAGCTTCTATATCAGAAGGAGAAATTGGTGATGATATTACCTATAGTATTAAACTAACCGTTCCTGTTGGAACTATTGCATACAAACCTAGAATAATAGATACCCTTCCATCAGGGCAAACATATATAGGACCAGCTACAAGACAAGAACTACCAAATCCTCCAGTACCTGTTACACCAAGCTCATTAAATCCAATAACCTTTAATAGTTCTGATATAGATGCAACATCTAACGAAAAAGTAATAATATACAAATTTGTTGCAAGAATTATAGATGCAACACATAATCCTCCGTTTACAGAGGTTCAAAAAAATAGTTCTACAGTAAAATGGGCAATACAACCAGGAGGTCCTTTTAGAAGGGAAAAAAGCTCTAATATAGATATCATAGCAAAAACACCAAATATAGAAGTTCTTAAAGAGCAGAAAAAAGCTTTAGATCCAAATTACACTACTAATAATATATCAGCATTACCAAGTGATGAAATTCATTATCGTCTCACAATTAATTCAAATGGTGCAACAACAGCATTTAATGTCAAAATAAAGGATATTCTAGATAACTTTTTGGAATACGACAGAATGATATCAGGCCCTTCTCCTAGTATTTCTGGAAATACCTTAGAATGGAACTTAGGAAATATTCATAATGGAGATACTTTTATACTTGAATTTGCAGTAAAAGTAAAGGTCGGTGTAGGAGCAGGGGCACAAATACCGGATAAAGTAGAAGTATTTTATGATTCTAATGATGTAAATCCTATAACTTATAATACTATGTCCAATACAGTACTAATCGATATTCCTCCAGTACAATTTGAAAAAACTGCTGATAAGACACTTGCAGCAGTTGGTGATGAAATAACTTACACCTTAAAAGTTATCGTTCCAAATGGAGTTAATGCTTATAATGTTGTAATAACAGATGAAATACCATTTTGCCAAGAATACAAAGCTTCAAGCTGGACACCAGGAACACCTATTGTATCACCTTCTTTAAGAAACATCACATACAACGAACCTACTTCTCCACTAACAGGCACAAAAATATACACTTTTAAAACAATAGTCCTATGCAATAAAGTAGAAAATCAAATAAATAAAGCTCAAGTTGTATGGGACATAACACCATCAGGTCCCCAAGCACCACCTGTTTCTACCTTTACAAACGTTACTGTAAAAAATCCTAATATAGTAGTAACAAAGGAACAGAGCAAAAGCCCTACAGGTCCATTTACAAAAGACCTCTTAAAGGGCGTGGTAGCAAACGATTCAGTATATTACAAAATAACATTAGAAAATACAGGTGAAACTCCAGCTTATAACATTATAACTACTGACACACTTGATAGCAATTTGATTTATCGAGGTCCAATTGGAAGCTATATTGGTACAATAACACCTAATCCTCCACCAGGAACCCCTAATGGTACGATTACATGGACAGTACCTACTTTAGCACCTAATAGTTCTACCTCACTAATCATTCGAGTAGATACTATATCTAGTTTTGTATCAGGTACTAACGTAATAAATCAAGCTTCTACAAAATTTGATACATCGACTGCTCATCCCGTAACTATAGGACCTGTTTTATCTAATCAAGTAGGTTTTGAATTTATATATCCTACACTTCTTAAATCTGTAGATGATGATACTAGATTTTTAGGAGACATTGTAACCTATACAATAACGGTCACAATTCCAGAACAATCTACTGCTTATGATGCTAAAATAACAGATGTTTTGCCTAATGGACAAAGCTATGTACCAAATACTTTAAGAAAAAATGGTATAGCAATAACACCTTACTCTATTTCTCCTTTTATATTTGAAGCACCTCAAGATTTAGGAGAAGGTACTATAACCTATACTTTCCAAGCAAAAATTGACTTTTTAGTAACAACACCTCAAGATATTCAAATAAATGAAGCTATTTTCACATGGAAAACAGATCCTTCACAACCTTATAAATCTATTAATAGTACCAAATCTGTATACGTAACAAAAATGAATATATCTGTATCAAAAGCTCAAAGAAATTTCACAACACACGGAGCAACTGCTTTTACAACAGATCCAATTCAAGCTTCTGTTTCTGATATAATCCACTATGAGCTTACAGTAGAAAATATTAGTACTACAGATACAATCTATAATGTAAATGTATTTGATATTTTAGATAATAATTTACATTATATAGGTCCAGTTGAACCATTGCCTATAGGTATTATTGTTCATACAGGAGAGGCTCAAAATGGAAAAGTCAATTGGATTATTGAAAGTATTCCACCTTCAACAAAATATAGTGCAATAATTGCAGTAAAAGTATTGTCCGGTGTTGTTGCACAAAGCAGTATTTTGAACAAATTATATGCTACTTTTTCAGCAGTTCAAACTCCACCTATTATAATATATGGTCCTGAAGTTTCTAATACAGTAGAAATAAAACTACCATCTTTAGAGATAGAAAAAACTGCTTCAAAAGATTCGCTAGAAATAGGAGAAATACTAACATATACACTAAAACTAATCATTCCAGATGGTACAATTGCTTACAACGTTGTTGTTCAAGATTTATTACCACAAGAACAAATTTATGTTGGAGAGGCTACAAAGAACGGTTCTTTAGTATTTCCTACTATTGATGGTCAAAAAATTACTTTTGATACAGAAAATCAGGTAGATACTAATATTATTTATACCTTTAAAGCAAGAATTCTTGAAGGAAATTCATCTTTTCCATATACACAAATACAGACAAATCATGTTACAACAAATTGGGATATTGATCAATCTGGCACTCCTGCAATACCTGTATCTGCTTCAAAAAATGTAGTAGTAAAAAGCCCATTTTTCTTCATAGGAAAAGAGCAAAGAAATGTTACAAAAGAAACAGCCTTTGATACAAATGAATTATTCGTTGAAGTAGGAGATATATTAGAATTTAGACTCACAGCTCATAACTTTGGAGCAGCTTCTGTTTATAATGTTAAAATATCTGATATATTAGGTCAATTTGATAAATATATAAAAATAGTATCCATTTCATCTGGTACAGCTACCTTTGATTCAACAAATAATAGTATCCACTGGATAATAGATACTTTAGCTCCTATGCAGGTTGAAACAATTATATTTCAAGTAGAAATTCTAGGTGGAATCCCTGCAGGTGGAAAAGATTCAAACATTGCTACCTCATTTTATGATACCAATACAACAACACCTATTACTATTGGTCCAATTGCAAGCAATAAAGTAGTTCACATATATCCAAACATTAAAATCACCAAAACTGCTGATATTGTGTATACAGTTATTGGAAATACAATCACTTATACCGTTAATTTCACACTTCCTAAGGGTACTGTTGCATACAACGGTCAATTTATAGATACTTTACCAATAGGTCAAGTATATGATAATAATGCAAGCTTGAATGGAAATCCAATTAAACCAACAGTTGAAGGACAGCTAATTTCTTTTCCTGTTGTTCCATATGCTGAAGCAAAGGATAATGATGTAAACTTCACCTATAAATTTCAAGCTAAAATTAAATATATTAATATAGATTCTGTCACCTTCGTAGACACTCAAACAAATGAAGCTCTAGGTAAATGGTTTTTAGATCCTACAACACCTGCACAACCTGTAAATTCTTTGTATGATATTTTTGTAACAAATAGCAACATTGAAATCAAGAAACTTCAAAAAAATACATCTACAGAAAAGGATTTTACCCATGAACCACTTAGAGCTTCTGTAAACAATATCATTGAATATAAATTAGTAATAGAAAATACCGGACCTAACACAGTCTATAATATAACAATTAAAGACACTTTATCACCTGCATTAAAATTTGTGCAATCAATCTTTGTATCAATAGGCAATTTGACTCATTCAGGAGAAGCTTCTGATGGACTGGTTAAATGGACTATCTCTTCACTAGATTCAGGAGATTCTGCAACAGCTATTTTCTCTGTTAAAGTATTGAATACTGAAAAGCATATTCTAAACTATGCAACAGGAAGTTTTACAATAACACCTACAGAAGAAAATAGATTTTTAAGCAATCCTTCAAACATTACAATTCTACTATCTAACAAATGTCATGCTACTTTTACTATTGGTATTTATGCTCGTATCTCTACGGAAAAAATTGTTGACTTACTAATTCCTTCATATGGGACTTGTAAACATTTAAACTGTAGTAATCCTAAATCTAAATGTACTGACATGACATTTTAA
- a CDS encoding Crp/Fnr family transcriptional regulator produces MSKETILKNDSYLAKLLKNMPKDIKNRSVVKHFPSNTIMLKKDSEVKYVYIIYSGTLRVINEFANGNIYGFAYIDSTDFVGALEILAEESKTACTVEAVTDCVALRISKEDFLEWFEKDIFFSTNIAKLLAKKLYPTIYRNGAVFMNSSIHSFIAFLIRFVQKDIQEGKTALINKKRQYIADELGISLRTVHRIIKKLKEDNLLTIIKGKIYVNKNQYERLIEIVDDFI; encoded by the coding sequence ATGTCTAAAGAAACGATTTTAAAAAATGATTCATATTTAGCAAAACTATTAAAAAATATGCCAAAAGATATAAAAAACAGATCTGTTGTAAAGCATTTTCCTTCTAATACTATAATGCTTAAAAAGGATTCAGAGGTAAAATATGTTTATATAATCTATTCTGGTACCTTAAGAGTAATAAACGAATTTGCTAATGGCAATATATATGGTTTTGCATATATTGATTCTACTGATTTTGTTGGAGCTTTAGAGATATTAGCCGAAGAATCTAAAACAGCATGCACAGTTGAAGCAGTTACAGATTGCGTTGCATTAAGAATATCTAAAGAAGATTTTTTAGAATGGTTTGAAAAGGATATATTTTTTTCTACTAACATTGCAAAACTCCTAGCAAAAAAGCTTTATCCAACCATTTATAGAAATGGAGCCGTTTTTATGAACTCATCTATACATTCCTTTATTGCTTTTCTAATTCGATTCGTTCAAAAGGATATACAAGAAGGAAAAACAGCGTTAATTAATAAAAAACGCCAATATATTGCTGATGAATTAGGAATTAGTTTAAGAACAGTTCATAGAATTATAAAAAAATTAAAAGAAGATAATTTATTGACCATTATAAAAGGGAAAATTTATGTGAACAAAAATCAATACGAAAGACTTATTGAAATAGTAGATGATTTTATATAG
- a CDS encoding purine-nucleoside phosphorylase, with product MNIQQKISQSAKYILDKTKFQPEIGLILGSGLGAIGEQIEDAEYYPYDEIPNFPVSTVEGHAGRLVIGTLEGKKVIAMQGRFHFYEGYHMQEVTFPVRVMKLLGVKTLIVTNAAGAVNASYNPGDLMLINDHLNMANTNPLIGKNLDEFGTRFPDMSNAYDKDLREKVKQIAKSLNIELKEGVYACMSGPSYETPAEIRMLKTLGADAVGMSTVPEVIVAIHSGLKVIGVSCMTNMAAGILDQPLDHVEVMETSAKAREKFIMLMKQVIKNI from the coding sequence ATGAATATTCAACAAAAAATAAGTCAATCTGCAAAATATATTCTTGATAAAACTAAATTCCAACCTGAAATCGGTCTCATATTAGGGTCGGGATTAGGAGCAATTGGAGAGCAAATAGAAGATGCAGAGTACTATCCTTATGATGAAATTCCAAATTTTCCAGTTTCAACAGTAGAAGGACATGCAGGGCGATTGGTTATAGGAACATTAGAAGGAAAAAAAGTAATTGCTATGCAGGGCAGATTTCATTTTTATGAAGGATACCATATGCAAGAAGTTACTTTTCCTGTTCGTGTAATGAAATTATTAGGGGTAAAGACATTAATTGTTACCAATGCGGCAGGTGCAGTAAATGCATCCTATAATCCTGGAGATTTAATGCTTATTAATGATCATTTAAATATGGCTAATACTAATCCATTGATTGGAAAAAATTTAGATGAGTTCGGCACACGTTTTCCAGACATGTCTAATGCATATGACAAAGATTTAAGAGAAAAAGTAAAACAGATTGCTAAATCTTTAAATATAGAGCTTAAAGAAGGTGTATATGCTTGCATGAGTGGTCCATCATACGAAACACCTGCAGAGATAAGAATGTTAAAAACATTAGGGGCAGATGCTGTAGGAATGTCTACTGTACCAGAAGTAATAGTAGCCATTCACAGTGGGCTTAAAGTGATAGGTGTTTCTTGTATGACTAATATGGCTGCTGGTATATTAGACCAACCATTAGATCATGTTGAAGTAATGGAAACTTCAGCAAAAGCGAGAGAAAAATTTATTATGTTAATGAAGCAAGTGATAAAAAATATATAA
- a CDS encoding XapX domain-containing protein, with amino-acid sequence MKLEIIALLIGIITGGIFTFAKLPLPAPPTIAGISGIVGIFLGAKIVEYVMKIYA; translated from the coding sequence ATGAAATTAGAAATAATAGCTTTATTGATAGGAATTATTACAGGTGGAATATTTACATTTGCTAAGCTTCCTCTCCCTGCACCACCAACGATAGCAGGGATATCAGGAATTGTTGGGATATTTTTAGGAGCTAAAATTGTAGAATATGTAATGAAGATTTATGCATAA
- a CDS encoding class II fructose-1,6-bisphosphate aldolase, whose translation MVIVAGREILKHAHKHGYAVGAFNVNNMEQVKAIIEAAEETKSPVIIQASQGGLKYAGVEYIAAMVKEAAKNASVPVALHLDHGTDFKQIMMCIRNGFTSVMIDASHYELEENIKKTRKIVEMAHAVGVSVEAELGKIGGVEDDISVDEKDATFTDPDDAEKFVAETGVDSLAIAVGTAHGPYKGEPKLDFERIKVIKEKLNMPLVLHGSSGVPEESIKEAVRLGINKINIDTDIRMAFHRAVKEFVKKNPDVYDPRKILSPAKEEMKNVIADKMRIFGSAGMALR comes from the coding sequence ATTGTGATCGTAGCTGGAAGAGAAATACTAAAACATGCACATAAACATGGATATGCGGTAGGAGCATTTAATGTAAATAATATGGAGCAGGTTAAAGCAATTATAGAGGCTGCAGAGGAGACAAAATCGCCTGTGATTATTCAGGCAAGCCAAGGTGGATTAAAGTATGCAGGGGTAGAATACATAGCGGCTATGGTAAAGGAAGCAGCAAAAAATGCATCAGTTCCTGTTGCGCTTCATCTAGATCATGGTACGGATTTTAAGCAGATTATGATGTGTATAAGAAATGGTTTTACTTCTGTTATGATAGATGCGTCACATTATGAACTAGAAGAAAATATTAAAAAAACGAGAAAGATAGTAGAAATGGCTCATGCAGTAGGAGTATCTGTTGAAGCTGAGCTTGGGAAAATAGGTGGAGTAGAGGACGATATATCAGTAGATGAAAAGGATGCAACATTTACAGATCCTGATGATGCAGAAAAGTTTGTAGCTGAAACCGGAGTAGATTCTTTAGCAATAGCAGTAGGAACGGCTCATGGACCATACAAAGGAGAACCTAAATTAGATTTTGAAAGAATAAAAGTTATTAAAGAAAAACTTAACATGCCATTGGTTTTACATGGATCTTCAGGAGTTCCAGAAGAAAGTATTAAAGAAGCAGTTCGTCTAGGAATTAACAAGATTAACATAGATACAGATATTAGAATGGCATTTCATAGAGCAGTAAAAGAATTTGTGAAGAAAAATCCAGATGTTTATGACCCAAGAAAGATTTTATCACCAGCAAAGGAAGAAATGAAGAATGTAATAGCTGATAAGATGAGGATTTTTGGTTCTGCTGGTATGGCCTTAAGGTAA
- the pfkA gene encoding 6-phosphofructokinase: MQTIGVLTSGGDAPGMNAAIRAVVRAGIYNNLKVMGIERGYAGLINGEIKEMDLSSVGDIIHKGGTILKTARCEEFKTDTGRNKALNVLNVFGIDGLVVIGGDGSFNGAQKLSHLGIKTIGIPGTIDNDLAYTDYTIGFDTAVNTVLDAIGKIRDTSTSHERISIIEVMGRHCGDIALYAGLAGGAESVLLPEEAFEIDDICKKLIQGKARGKLHHIIMLAEGTGNAFELQKEILEKTGIDARVTVLGYIQRGGTPTAFDRILASKMGAKAVELLLKGKSSRVVGIKNNQLMDMDIYEALSQNREFDKEMYTLTKILSI; the protein is encoded by the coding sequence TTGCAAACGATAGGTGTTTTAACGAGTGGCGGAGATGCTCCAGGGATGAATGCAGCCATTCGGGCGGTTGTAAGAGCAGGGATCTATAACAATTTGAAAGTTATGGGTATAGAAAGAGGATATGCAGGATTGATAAATGGAGAAATAAAAGAAATGGATTTATCATCTGTTGGAGATATCATACACAAAGGAGGAACAATCCTTAAGACTGCAAGATGTGAAGAATTTAAGACAGATACTGGAAGGAATAAAGCATTAAATGTATTGAACGTATTTGGGATAGATGGACTTGTAGTAATTGGTGGAGATGGTTCCTTTAATGGAGCGCAAAAACTTAGTCATTTAGGGATTAAAACCATTGGAATTCCAGGAACAATTGATAATGATTTGGCATATACAGATTATACAATAGGTTTTGATACAGCAGTAAATACTGTATTGGATGCTATCGGAAAAATAAGAGATACATCAACATCTCATGAAAGGATTAGCATCATTGAGGTTATGGGAAGACATTGTGGAGATATAGCTCTTTATGCAGGGCTTGCTGGTGGAGCAGAGAGTGTTTTGTTACCGGAAGAAGCTTTTGAGATAGATGATATTTGTAAAAAACTTATACAGGGAAAAGCAAGAGGAAAGCTTCACCATATTATTATGTTAGCAGAAGGAACAGGAAATGCTTTTGAATTACAAAAGGAAATACTAGAAAAAACAGGTATAGATGCAAGAGTGACGGTTTTAGGATATATCCAAAGAGGGGGTACTCCTACAGCTTTTGACAGAATATTAGCAAGTAAAATGGGAGCTAAGGCTGTTGAATTGCTGTTAAAAGGAAAATCTAGCAGGGTTGTAGGAATTAAGAATAACCAGTTAATGGATATGGATATCTATGAAGCACTTTCTCAAAATAGAGAATTTGATAAAGAAATGTATACACTGACTAAAATATTGTCTATATAA